From Amycolatopsis sp. WQ 127309:
TCCAGTCCTTGGGGTCGCGCTCGTCGTGGTCGTTGGCCGAGGTGATCGCGTAGTGCGTCACCGACGTGGCCTCCGACAGGTTCACCTGCGCCCACGCGGTCGGGTCCCAGGACAGCCACTTCGTGTCCGACGTGCCGTCGACCAGGTTGGCGACGACCTCGCCGCCGTCGGTGTTCTCACTGCTCGCGCTGGTCTCGGTGACCTTGCCGCGGATGTCGCCGGGGATCGCGGTGCCGTTCGCGCCGTTGACGCCGAACGCGCGCGGCTTCCCGGCCGCGTCGGTGTCGACGGTGTCGGTCCACGTCGGCTGGGGGTCACCCGGCTCGAACGAGGACGAGAAATCAGCGGGAAGGGCGTCCTCGGCGGCGTAGGCGGCCGCGGGGAGGGCGACCAGGCCGGCGGCGACCACGGTGGCGGCCAGCATCATGGCGACCGGTGGTCTGGCGCTTCGGGGCATCATTGCTCCAAGCTCTGGAGGGGATGAACAACGGCACCGCGCGACGGGGGAAACCGGCGGCGCGATAGGAAGACAAACGCGCGGGTGACATCGATGTCAAGACCGGTCGGCAAACCTGGCCAGAACTGGACAACCCAACCACCGGGGGACCTGGTGAGAACGGTCCGGACCATCGCCGTGGTCGTGACGCCCCTGCTCGTGACCACCGCCTTCACCCCGGCGGCCACCGGCTCCACCGTCCGGCCGAGCACCGCCTGCGGCGATCCCGCCCGGTCGCGCGGTAAAACGGTCACGCGGCTCCGGGGTCGTCGCTAAAGTCGTGATCATGTCGACCCCGGAGCCCGCCGACCGTGTCCTGTCCCGCGCCTCGCTCGCCGAGGGCAACCCGACCGCGTGGTTCGACGAGCTCTACACCGCCGCCGCCCGCGGTGAGGCGGAAGTCCCGTGGACCCGCGGCAAGCCCCAAGCGGACCTGGTGACCTGGGCGGCCGAGCACCCCGGCGAGGGCCGCCGCGCGCTGGTGGTCGGCAGCGCCCTCGGCGACGACTCCGAGCTGCTGGCCGCCGCGGGGTGGGCGGTGACGGGCTTCGACGTCGCCCCGACCGCGGTCGAGGCCGCCCGCGCCCGCTTCCCGGAGTCCGCGGTGGACTACGTCGTGGCGGATCTGCTGAAGCCGCCGGGGGAGTGGCACCAGGCGTTCGACCTGGTCGTGGAGATCATGAACGTCCAGGCGATGCCCCGCGACTTCCGCCCCGCGGCGCTCACGTCGCTGGCCGGCTTCCTCGCCCCGGGCGGCACGGCGCTGGTCAGCGAGGTCGCGGAGGAGAGCACGGACGTCGAGACGTGGGTCAGCCCGCCGTGGCCGTTCAGCCGCGCGGAGATCGAGTCGATCGCCCAGGACGGCGTACGCCTGGTGAGCCTGGGCACGGTCCGCGACGGCGCCCGCCACTGGGCCACCTTCACCCGGTAACGCGCCCGGCCCGCCCGCGACTCACCGGGCATGTGGGCCGTCATCGGAGTCTGGGACATCGCGCCGGAGAAGATCGACGAGCTGCGCGCCCAGGTGCCGCTCATGGCCTCGAGCAAGGTCGGCACCCCGGGGTTCGTCCACGGCACCTGGACCCTCGACGGTCACATGATCCAGGTCTACGCCGACGAGGCGAACGCGCGCCGCTACCACGACGACATGCTCGCCCGGGGGTTCACCGACCAGCCCGGCGTGCGGTGCGTCGTGTGGGCCGTCGCCGAGGTCGGCGCGGAGTCCCAGGTCTAACAGCTCTCCAGGAACCGGGACAGCACCCGCGTCCCGAAGTGCAGGCCCTCCACCGGGACCCGCTCGTCCACCCCGTGCGCCATCGCCCGGTACGGAAAGCCCGCCGGCAGCCACAGCGGCGCGAAACCGTAGTTCACGATCCCGAGCTGGGCGAACGCCTTCGCGTCGGTGCCGCCGCCCATGCAGTACGGCACCACCACGGCCTCGGGGTCTTCGGCTTGCAAAGCCGCGGCCATCGAGGCGAACCACGGCGAGTCCACCGGGGCCTGCACCGGCGGCTGGTGCGCGACGAACTCGCGCGTGACGCCTTCGCCGAGCAGCTCGTCCAGCGCCGCGAACAGCGCGTCCTCGGTGCCCGGCAGCACCCGGACGTCGACTTGCGCGGTCGCCGTCGTCGGGATCACGTTCACCTTGTAGCCCGCGTCCAGCATCGTCGGGGTCGTGCTGTTGCGGACCGTCGGCACGACCAGCCCGCCCGCCGGGCCCAATGCCGCCACTGTGGCGTCCACATCGGACAGATCCACCGGAATGCCCAAGGCCGCGCCGGTCCGCTCCAGGAACGCCTGCACCGTCGGCGTCGGCGACACCGGCCATTGGTGCGCCGCGATCCGGTGCAACGCGTCCACCAACCGGGTGACGGCGTTCTCGTCGTTGGGCCGCGACCCGTGCCCGGCGCGGCCGCGGGCGGTGAGGCGCAGGTGCGCCGTGCCGCGCTCGGCCGTCCCGACCGGGTAGAGGTGCACGATCCGGCCGTCGGCGGCGGGCACGTGGTAGGTGTAGCCGCCCGACTCGCTGATCGCCGCCGCACAGCCCTCGAACAGCTCCGGGTGCGCCGCGACCAGCCAGTGCGCGCCGTAGTCGCCGCGGTCTTCCTCGTCGGCGACGAACGCGAGCACGACGTCACGCCGCGGCCGCACCCCGCCGGCCAGCGCGGCCAGCACCATCGCGACGAAGTCCTTCATGTCTGTCGCGCCGCGGCCCCACAGGTAGCCGTCGCGGACCTCGCCGGCGAACGGCGGCACCGACCAGTCCGCCGCATCCGCCGGGACGACGTCGAGGTGGCCCTGCACCAGCAGCGCGGGCAACGACGGGTCGGTGCCCGCGACGCGCGCGATCACGCTGGCCCGGCCGGGCGCCGCCTCGTAGATCTTCGACGGGATGCCGAGCCCGTCCAGGAACGCGGCCACGTATTCCGCCGCCGGCCGCTCCGGCGAAGCGTCACCCCCGCCGCGGTTGGTGGTGTCGAACCGGATCAGGTCCGCGCAGAGCTGGACGACGTCAGCCATAGATGCCCTGCACCGCCCCCGCCGCGATCGCCGTCACGACCTTGAACGCCTTCATCGCCTCGGTCATCGTCACCGCGTCGAACCCGACCCGGCGGACGCCGATCTGCTCCACCGTCGGGATCACCGCGGTGGCCTGGGCCAGGTGGCTCGCGTCGAACTCGACCTCGATCCGGTGCGGCCCCACCCGCCGCTCCAGGCGGCCGGCCTGCGCCATCGCGTCGGCCGCCGCGGTCGTCAGCAGCTCCGCCGTGCGCGCGGGCGGCAGGCAGATGGCCGCGTACCGGCTGACGCACTCCTTCACCTGGACCAGCTCCGCGTCCGGTGCGTAATCACGCGCGTCTTCGCACGTTTCGTCGTCACCCGAAACGAGCAGGACGGGCACGCCGTACTCCGCGGCCATCGCCGCGTTCAACCGGCCCTCGCTCGCCGGGACGTCGTCCAGCCACACCCCGGTGATCTGGTTCTCCAGGTAGGTGTGCGACAGCACCCCGTCGAACCCGGCACCGGCGTGGTAACCGAGGAAGACGACACCGTCCACACCGGAGTCGACGCCCTGCATCATCGACAGCGGCTTGTGCCGCCCGGTCAGCAGCCGCGCCCGCGGGTCGAGGTCCTCCAGCAGCAGGTTCCGCTGCGAGGAATGCGCCTCGTTCACCAGGACGTCGCCGGCCCCGGCGTCGAACAGCCCGGCCAGCACCGCGTTGACGTCGCCGGTGAACAGCCGCCGGAAGCGGTCCCACTGCGGCGAACCGGGCACGACGTCGTCGGTCCAGGTGACGCCGGTGGCGCCCTCCATGTCCGCCGAGATCATGATGCGCATGCGGGGCACTCTAACCAGCCCGCGCGACCCGCGAGCACCGAATCCCGCCTTCCGAATGTCACGCAGCGTGAACTTTGTCCGGTCGATAACGATCGGACACCTGCCGAGGTGGCAACATATTGCGCGGTTGTCCGGGTATGTGGTTACTTCTCGTCCTTGGGGAGGCTCACAGCGAGAACGATGGGGTGGTTTTTGGTGCATTTCCAACGCAGACCCGGCCGGTTCGGCCGCGTGGCGGCGATCGTCGCCGTCGCGACACTGGGGGCGATCCCGCTCGCCGCGCCGGCGCAGGCGCAGCAGGGCAAGGTGCTGCGGGTCGCGCTGACCACGGGTATCGACCACCTGAACCCGTTCACCGCGTCACTGGCGGCATCCACCCAGGTGGGCCGGTTCATCTACGAGTTCCTCACCATCCCCTCGGCCGAGACCGCGCAGGCCTCGCCCGCGCTCGCCGAGTCGTGGACGCCGTCGGCGGACAAGCTGACCTGGACGTACAAGATCCGCTCCGGCGCCAAGTGGAGTGACGGGCAGCCGGTCACGGCCAAGGACGCCGCGTTCACGTTCAACCGGATGCTGACCGACGAGAACGCCCGCACCGCCAACGGCAGCTACGTGACCAACTTCGACACGGTCACCGCGCCCGACGACACCACGCTGGTCATCAAGACCAAGACCGTGCAGTCGGACATGAACCTGCTCGACGTCCCGATCGTCCCGGAGCACATCTGGGCGCCGATCAAGGACCTCAACGACCCCAAGACCGACGACATCTCGGTCGTGGGCGTCAGCGACGGGCCCTACCAGCTCACCGAGTACAAGCAGAACGAGTACGTCAAGTTCAAGGCCAACAAGGACTACTGGCGCACCGCGCCGAAGGTCGACGAACTGCAGCTGCTCATCTTCAAGGACGCCGAGGCCGCGGTGAACGCGCTGCGCCAGGGCGAGGTCGACGTCATCAACCGGCTCACCCCGACCCAGTTCGACTCGCTCAACGGCCAGCCGAACATCACGACCAACGCCGCCCCGAGCCGCCGCTACGACGAGATCAACCTCAACTTCGGCGTCCAGAACAACCAGAACCAGCCGATCGGCAACGGCAACCCGGTCCTCAAGGACATCCGGCTGCGCAAGGCGATCGTGCAGGCCATCGACAAGCAGACGATCGTCGACCGGGTCGCCGGCGGCCACGCCCAGCTCGGCACCGGCATCGTCCCGCCGATCTACCAGGCCTACCACTGGGAGCCCGCCGGCGCCGACAAGGTCGGGTTCGACATCGCCGGCGCCAACACCGCGCTCGACCAGGCCGGGTACGTCAAGGGCGCCGACGGCGTCCGCGCCGCGCCCGGCGGCGCGAAGCTGGAACTGCGGCTGACCGGACACGCGAACCGGCCTTACGACCAGCGGCTCGCGCAGTACGTCTCCGGCTGGCTCAAGGACATCGGCATCACGGTCAAGCAGGAGCTCGTCTCCGACGACGAGCTCAACGACCGCACCACGGCCGGCAACTACGACCTGGCGATCTCCGGCTACGCGACGAACCCGGACCCGGACTCCGCGCTGCAGCTGCACACCTGCGCGGCCCGGCCGAACGCCCAGGGCAAGGGCGCCACGACCGACACGTTCTTCTGCGACCCCGAGTTCGACGCGCTGCGCGCCAAGCAGCTCACCGAGACCGACGACACGCAGCGGGCCGCCACGGTGAAGCAGGCCCAGGCCCGCCTCGCGAGCCAGGCCGTCAACGTCGTGCTCGACTACCAGAACGCGCTCGAGGCGTACCGCTCGGACAAGTTCTCCGGCTTCGCCAAGCAGCCGCAGCCCGAGGGCGCGATCCTCGAGCAGTCCGGCTACTGGGGCGTCTACGGCGCCACCCCGGCCGGCACCGAGGCCTCGGCCGGCTCCGGCGACAGCGGCACGGTCGTGTGGATCGTCGTCGGCGTCATCGTCGTGGTGATCGTGGCCGGCGGGCTCGTCATCATCAGCCGCCGCAACAAGACGTCCGAAGACCGCGAGTAGCGCATGACCGCCCCCGAACAAGCCGCGGCGCTCGTCGACCCCGACGAGCGCCGCGGCGGGACCGGCACCACCCGGTTCGTCCTCAAGAAGGCCGGCGAAGCGCTCGTCAGCATCCTGCTGGTGATCGTGCTGTTCTTCTTCCTGTTCCGGATGCTGCCCGGCGACCCGGTCGCCACGATGATCCGCGACCGGCCGACCGACCCGAAGCAGATCGCGGAGATCCGGGAGCGCCTCGGCGTCGACCGGCCCGTGTTCCAGCAGTTCGGCGACTACCTGTGGAAGCTGCTGCACGGCGACTTCGGCACGTCCTACCTGGAGCAGCGCCCGGTCGCCGACATGATCGGCGAACGCCTCTGGCCGACGATCCTGCTGGTCGGCAGCGCGACCGTGCTCGCCATCGCGCTCGGGCTGTGGCTGGGGACGCGCGCGGCCTGGCGGCGCGACAGCGTGTTCGACCGCACCCAGACCGGCATCGCGCTCACGCTGTGGTCGGTCCCGCAGTTCTGGCTCGGCCTGATCCTGCTGGTCGCGACCAACGGCCTGTTCCCCAGCCGCGGCATGCACTCCCCGGACGCGGCACCGGACGTCTTCTCCCAGACCCTCGACGTCCTGCACCACCTGGTGCTGCCCTGCGTGACGCTGCTGGCGGTGTTCTACGCCCAGTACATGCTGATCATGCGCTCGTCGCTGCTGGGGGAGATGAACGCCGACTACCTGACCACGGCCCGCGCGAAGGGGCTGAAGGACGACCTCGTCCGCCGCCGCCACGCCGTCCCGAACGCGCTGCTGCCCACCACGACGCTGGTGTTCATGCAGTTCGGCGCGGTCGTCGCCGGCGCCGTCTCGGTCGAGGCGGTGTTCAGCTGGCCGGGCCTCGGGCAGCTGACCTACCAGGCCCTGCACGGCCCGGACCTGCCGGTGCTGCAAGGGGTCTTCGTCGTCCTCGCCGGCGCCGTCGTGCTGATGAACCTGCTCGCGGAGCTGCTCTACCGCGTGCTCGACCCGAGGGTGCGCACCTCATGACCACCGAGTCCGTCGAGTCCATCGAATCGCCG
This genomic window contains:
- a CDS encoding bifunctional 2-polyprenyl-6-hydroxyphenol methylase/3-demethylubiquinol 3-O-methyltransferase UbiG codes for the protein MSTPEPADRVLSRASLAEGNPTAWFDELYTAAARGEAEVPWTRGKPQADLVTWAAEHPGEGRRALVVGSALGDDSELLAAAGWAVTGFDVAPTAVEAARARFPESAVDYVVADLLKPPGEWHQAFDLVVEIMNVQAMPRDFRPAALTSLAGFLAPGGTALVSEVAEESTDVETWVSPPWPFSRAEIESIAQDGVRLVSLGTVRDGARHWATFTR
- a CDS encoding M20/M25/M40 family metallo-hydrolase, with the translated sequence MADVVQLCADLIRFDTTNRGGGDASPERPAAEYVAAFLDGLGIPSKIYEAAPGRASVIARVAGTDPSLPALLVQGHLDVVPADAADWSVPPFAGEVRDGYLWGRGATDMKDFVAMVLAALAGGVRPRRDVVLAFVADEEDRGDYGAHWLVAAHPELFEGCAAAISESGGYTYHVPAADGRIVHLYPVGTAERGTAHLRLTARGRAGHGSRPNDENAVTRLVDALHRIAAHQWPVSPTPTVQAFLERTGAALGIPVDLSDVDATVAALGPAGGLVVPTVRNSTTPTMLDAGYKVNVIPTTATAQVDVRVLPGTEDALFAALDELLGEGVTREFVAHQPPVQAPVDSPWFASMAAALQAEDPEAVVVPYCMGGGTDAKAFAQLGIVNYGFAPLWLPAGFPYRAMAHGVDERVPVEGLHFGTRVLSRFLESC
- a CDS encoding M55 family metallopeptidase, which encodes MRIMISADMEGATGVTWTDDVVPGSPQWDRFRRLFTGDVNAVLAGLFDAGAGDVLVNEAHSSQRNLLLEDLDPRARLLTGRHKPLSMMQGVDSGVDGVVFLGYHAGAGFDGVLSHTYLENQITGVWLDDVPASEGRLNAAMAAEYGVPVLLVSGDDETCEDARDYAPDAELVQVKECVSRYAAICLPPARTAELLTTAAADAMAQAGRLERRVGPHRIEVEFDASHLAQATAVIPTVEQIGVRRVGFDAVTMTEAMKAFKVVTAIAAGAVQGIYG
- a CDS encoding ABC transporter substrate-binding protein, which codes for MGWFLVHFQRRPGRFGRVAAIVAVATLGAIPLAAPAQAQQGKVLRVALTTGIDHLNPFTASLAASTQVGRFIYEFLTIPSAETAQASPALAESWTPSADKLTWTYKIRSGAKWSDGQPVTAKDAAFTFNRMLTDENARTANGSYVTNFDTVTAPDDTTLVIKTKTVQSDMNLLDVPIVPEHIWAPIKDLNDPKTDDISVVGVSDGPYQLTEYKQNEYVKFKANKDYWRTAPKVDELQLLIFKDAEAAVNALRQGEVDVINRLTPTQFDSLNGQPNITTNAAPSRRYDEINLNFGVQNNQNQPIGNGNPVLKDIRLRKAIVQAIDKQTIVDRVAGGHAQLGTGIVPPIYQAYHWEPAGADKVGFDIAGANTALDQAGYVKGADGVRAAPGGAKLELRLTGHANRPYDQRLAQYVSGWLKDIGITVKQELVSDDELNDRTTAGNYDLAISGYATNPDPDSALQLHTCAARPNAQGKGATTDTFFCDPEFDALRAKQLTETDDTQRAATVKQAQARLASQAVNVVLDYQNALEAYRSDKFSGFAKQPQPEGAILEQSGYWGVYGATPAGTEASAGSGDSGTVVWIVVGVIVVVIVAGGLVIISRRNKTSEDRE
- a CDS encoding ABC transporter permease; the protein is MTAPEQAAALVDPDERRGGTGTTRFVLKKAGEALVSILLVIVLFFFLFRMLPGDPVATMIRDRPTDPKQIAEIRERLGVDRPVFQQFGDYLWKLLHGDFGTSYLEQRPVADMIGERLWPTILLVGSATVLAIALGLWLGTRAAWRRDSVFDRTQTGIALTLWSVPQFWLGLILLVATNGLFPSRGMHSPDAAPDVFSQTLDVLHHLVLPCVTLLAVFYAQYMLIMRSSLLGEMNADYLTTARAKGLKDDLVRRRHAVPNALLPTTTLVFMQFGAVVAGAVSVEAVFSWPGLGQLTYQALHGPDLPVLQGVFVVLAGAVVLMNLLAELLYRVLDPRVRTS